The DNA region GCTCGACTGCCGCTGGTTCTCACGGGCGTTCGAGGGGTGTGACGCCGGTCTCCGACCGTTCTAACCTCTTCCCTTACCCTGACGCGGCGGCCTGCATGGGGACCAGCTGCGTCCAGCTGTGCACCCCGCCGATCTGCACGGTCACGAAGCGTTCCAGCGCGCGCCACAGCGCCGGGCGCTGCTCGACTGGACCGGCAAGAGCCGGATGCCGCACACCTGCGTCGGGTGGCGCCACTGGCACTGCTGTCCCCGCAAAGCGTCCCGGTTCAGGATGTGGACACAGAGCGGCGTTTCCTGGCACGGGTAGGAGAACGCGGGAAGGGCCTGGCCGGGAACGCCTGCGAGGGCGGGCTGATCGCCGACGGCTGACGCTGCTGGAGCGCTCGCGCCGGAGGAGTCGGTGGCAGGCTGCGACAGTCAACCGAGTTGGTGACCTGCTCGTGCTCGACTGCCGCTGGTTCTCACGGGCGTTCGAGGGGTGTGACGCCGGTCTCCGACCGTTCTAACCTCTTCCCTTACCCTGACGCGGCGGCCTGCATGGGGACCAGCTGCGTCCAGCTGTGCACCCCGCCGATCTGCACGGTCACGAAGCGTTCCAGCGCGCGCCACAGCGCCGGGCGCTGCTCGGGCGGGACGGGGGTGTCCATGCTGGCCCGCACGGTGCGGCGCACCACGCCCTGCAGGAAGTCCAGGGCGGCGTCCGGGTAGGGGGGCAGGGCGGCGCAGTTGCCGCACAGCAGCTGCCCGCCCAGCGGGTCCGGGTGCGCGGGGTCGGGGGTGCCGCAGCGGGCGCAGCGAGCGGTCTGGGGCACGATGCCGGCCAGGCCCAGCAGTTTGTAGCTCATGACCAGCGCCACCCATTCCGGGTCCGGCTGGCGGGAGATGCCGCGCAGCGCGCCGCTGAACAGGTCGAAGGCCTGCTCGCTGAATTCGCCTTCCTGGAAGAGGGCGTCGGCGAATTCGGCCATCAGGTGCGCGTAGGCGTAGCGGCCCGGTTCGGCCAGGGTGGGCAGGGCACCTTCCAGCACGGCCTGTTTCACGCTGGCGAGGTCGTTGTGGGGGCCCTGGTAC from Deinococcus ficus includes:
- the recO gene encoding DNA repair protein RecO, with the protein product MRARTANRSGIVIRRRVTPAGDIIVTLLTPQGKLKAVARGGVKGPLTSSLNLFHHVAVQVYQGPHNDLASVKQAVLEGALPTLAEPGRYAYAHLMAEFADALFQEGEFSEQAFDLFSGALRGISRQPDPEWVALVMSYKLLGLAGIVPQTARCARCGTPDPAHPDPLGGQLLCGNCAALPPYPDAALDFLQGVVRRTVRASMDTPVPPEQRPALWRALERFVTVQIGGVHSWTQLVPMQAAASG